Proteins found in one Nostoc sp. NIES-3756 genomic segment:
- a CDS encoding 2TM domain-containing protein → MTAFEPNSLRSYSQEDVHRILQLAIARQADDQDKDFSYEQLLEIATELQISPDNLKLAEIDWRSQHNELRQRQAFNTYRMTKFKKRAGNYAIVNAFLLLIDFVGGGTITWSLYLLLFCSLALGLDVWNTFQTKGEEYEMAFQRWNRKHQIKQTINSFVNKWFKALQI, encoded by the coding sequence ATGACGGCATTTGAACCTAACAGTCTCCGTTCTTATAGCCAAGAAGACGTACATCGAATTTTACAATTGGCGATCGCCCGGCAAGCTGACGACCAAGATAAAGATTTTAGTTATGAGCAACTGTTAGAAATTGCTACTGAGTTGCAAATATCACCTGATAATTTGAAGTTAGCAGAAATAGATTGGCGATCGCAACACAACGAATTACGCCAAAGGCAAGCCTTTAATACTTACCGCATGACAAAATTTAAAAAGCGTGCTGGTAATTATGCCATTGTCAATGCTTTTCTCTTATTGATAGATTTTGTTGGTGGTGGTACTATCACTTGGTCTTTATACTTACTTCTATTTTGCAGTTTGGCGCTAGGTCTTGATGTTTGGAATACATTTCAAACCAAAGGCGAAGAGTATGAAATGGCGTTTCAGAGATGGAATCGCAAACATCAAATCAAACAAACCATCAATTCCTTTGTGAATAAATGGTTTAAAGCCTTACAGATTTAA
- a CDS encoding DJ-1/PfpI/YhbO family deglycase/protease, protein MTINHNHSSKKKVAILIEQAVEDAEFTIPCNGLKQAGFEVVVLGSRMNEKYKGKRGRLSVQADATTTEAIASEFDAVIIPGGMAPDRMRRNINTVRFVQEAMQQGKLVAAVCHGPQVLIEGDLLRGKRATGFIAISKDMINAGANYLDEALVVDGNLITSREPGDLAIFTTAVLSRLGYGGKDAALPDEKDTSAEWWKLADAWGGSTKGDITRGINTALAGERYSLEALQKYFEKESDAEAKALFQEMITNKQRHIEYLESYLTRLGEKPSLGANIANQYAKVKTAMTGSDDIFQIRSALGDVQTGIGDIGNLCAMYTDPIATAIFKEIYKDLVKYEQRLTALYRTRTGATVQSPQPTTGSAVSM, encoded by the coding sequence ATGACTATCAATCATAATCATTCAAGCAAGAAAAAAGTAGCTATTCTCATTGAACAAGCAGTAGAAGATGCCGAATTTACCATTCCTTGCAATGGCTTAAAACAAGCAGGGTTTGAAGTGGTTGTCCTCGGTTCGCGGATGAACGAAAAATATAAGGGGAAACGAGGTAGGCTTTCTGTTCAAGCTGATGCTACCACGACAGAAGCGATCGCCTCTGAATTTGATGCTGTAATCATCCCCGGTGGGATGGCTCCCGATAGAATGCGGCGTAACATCAATACAGTCCGCTTCGTCCAAGAAGCAATGCAGCAAGGCAAATTGGTAGCTGCTGTTTGTCACGGGCCACAAGTGTTAATCGAAGGCGACTTACTACGAGGTAAACGCGCTACTGGCTTTATCGCTATCAGCAAAGACATGATTAATGCTGGCGCGAATTATCTAGATGAAGCCCTAGTGGTTGACGGAAACTTGATTACATCCCGTGAACCTGGAGACTTGGCAATTTTCACCACAGCTGTTTTGAGCCGTCTGGGTTATGGCGGTAAAGATGCTGCACTACCAGATGAAAAAGACACTAGCGCCGAGTGGTGGAAGCTGGCTGATGCTTGGGGAGGTTCCACCAAAGGCGATATTACCAGAGGTATCAACACTGCTTTAGCTGGCGAACGTTACTCTCTAGAAGCGTTGCAGAAGTATTTTGAAAAAGAATCGGATGCAGAAGCAAAAGCGTTGTTCCAAGAAATGATCACTAATAAACAACGCCATATCGAGTATCTAGAAAGCTACTTAACTAGACTTGGAGAAAAACCCTCTCTAGGCGCAAACATTGCTAATCAATATGCCAAAGTGAAAACCGCTATGACTGGTAGCGATGACATATTTCAAATACGCAGCGCTTTGGGAGATGTACAAACAGGTATTGGTGATATTGGGAATCTCTGCGCCATGTACACTGACCCCATAGCAACGGCTATTTTCAAAGAAATCTACAAAGATTTGGTGAAATATGAGCAGCGATTAACAGCACTATACCGCACACGCACAGGTGCTACAGTCCAGTCTCCTCAGCCAACAACAGGATCGGCTGTATCAATGTAA
- a CDS encoding single-stranded DNA-binding protein: MNSCVLMAEIIQEPQLRYTSDNLAVTEMLVQFPNSQKPDDPPATLKVVGWGNLATEIQQNYHQGDRVIIAGRLGMNTIDRPEGFKEKRAELTVQQIQSVSADFAPSPSVDRPPAATETPSRPPSAAATPQNDVPAYETPRPTPTPAASKVSVAPPVTNYPPVEEPDPDDIPF, translated from the coding sequence ATGAACAGTTGTGTTTTAATGGCGGAAATTATTCAAGAACCACAACTGCGCTATACATCAGATAACTTAGCAGTTACAGAGATGCTGGTGCAGTTTCCTAATTCCCAGAAACCAGATGATCCCCCAGCTACTTTAAAGGTTGTGGGATGGGGTAATTTAGCCACAGAAATTCAGCAAAACTATCATCAAGGCGATCGCGTCATCATCGCTGGACGTTTGGGTATGAATACCATCGACCGTCCAGAAGGATTCAAAGAAAAACGTGCTGAATTAACAGTACAACAGATTCAGTCAGTTAGCGCTGACTTCGCCCCATCACCATCAGTAGATAGACCACCAGCCGCGACGGAAACCCCATCTCGTCCACCATCGGCGGCTGCTACGCCCCAAAACGATGTTCCCGCCTACGAAACACCCCGTCCAACTCCCACCCCAGCCGCTAGTAAAGTTAGTGTTGCACCTCCAGTAACTAACTACCCACCAGTAGAAGAACCAGATCCAGATGATATTCCGTTTTAG
- a CDS encoding ROK family protein, translated as MVEDNGSIRTLSVDIGGSGVKALVLDVTGNPVTERARVDTPQPATPEVVINAIMVLAAAQGEFHRVSVGFPGVVRSGVTETAVNLHSDWIGFDLETALSQRLNKPVRVINDADMQGFGAIKGKGVELVITLGTGFGSALFVDGKLVPNMEMGHHQFRKRETYEEQLGRTALDKIGQKRWNRRLEKAIASLQRLFNYDYLYIGGGEAVKVNFQLPLNVKLIPNISGLLGGIALWRDEKR; from the coding sequence ATGGTTGAAGATAACGGTTCAATTCGCACTTTATCGGTTGATATTGGTGGTAGTGGTGTCAAAGCCTTAGTTTTGGATGTTACAGGAAACCCAGTCACAGAAAGGGCGCGTGTGGATACACCCCAACCTGCAACACCGGAGGTTGTGATTAATGCGATTATGGTGCTGGCTGCTGCCCAAGGTGAATTTCATCGGGTTTCTGTGGGTTTTCCTGGTGTGGTAAGGAGTGGAGTCACAGAAACGGCTGTGAATTTACATTCAGATTGGATTGGGTTTGATTTAGAAACGGCGCTGTCGCAACGCTTAAATAAACCTGTACGGGTGATTAATGATGCAGATATGCAAGGCTTTGGTGCGATTAAGGGTAAGGGTGTAGAATTGGTAATTACCTTGGGGACAGGGTTTGGTTCAGCCTTGTTTGTAGATGGTAAATTAGTGCCGAATATGGAAATGGGACACCATCAGTTTCGCAAGCGGGAAACTTACGAAGAACAACTAGGTAGGACAGCATTAGATAAAATTGGTCAAAAGAGATGGAACCGTCGTTTAGAAAAGGCGATCGCATCTTTGCAACGGTTGTTTAATTATGATTACCTTTATATCGGCGGTGGTGAAGCCGTCAAGGTAAATTTTCAGCTACCTTTAAATGTCAAACTCATCCCTAATATTAGTGGGTTATTAGGTGGCATTGCTTTGTGGCGAGACGAAAAAAGGTAA
- a CDS encoding ABC transporter ATP-binding protein has product MRETVLEVRNLQVEFSSDGNAVKAVDGVSFVLHRGETLGIVGESGSGKSVTSLAVMGLLQHPGRISGGEIWFREQANGNPINLAALSSEEMQLYRGGDIAMIFQEPMSSLNPVYTIGFQLTEAILRHQKVSVNEARQIAIAGLQEVKLLPSDEQLKQQYIETWPQTNPNAPLDEYKVAQLVKQHKELMLERYPHELSGGQLQRVMIAMAISCNPLLLIADEPTTALDVTVQATIIDLLRELQQRREMALIFITHDLGLISEIADQVAVMYKGKVVEYDAADQIFSNPQHPYTKGLVACRPTLTRHPHKLLTVSDYMSVEETPNGQLIIQEKEPAQPPDITYQEIAARLESLQQKPLLLQIHNLKVGFPVKGWFGRTKRYQMAVNDVSFDVKTGETVGLVGESGCGKTTLGRTLLRLIEPMSGQIIFDGQDITNLKGEPLQKLRREMQIVFQNPFSSLDPRMKVGDAVMEPLLIHSVGKTPRQRRERVAELLERVGLSADAMNRYPHQFSGGQRQRVCIARSLALNPKFIICDESVSALDVSVQAQVLNLLKELQEEFQLTYIFISHDLSVVKFMSDRILVMNRGQIVEQGTAESIYREPKEAYTQKLIASIPTGSPERVRSHHLKTS; this is encoded by the coding sequence ATGAGAGAAACTGTCCTAGAGGTTCGCAATCTGCAAGTTGAATTTTCCAGTGATGGCAATGCTGTCAAAGCCGTCGATGGGGTTTCATTTGTGCTACATCGTGGTGAAACTCTAGGAATAGTTGGTGAATCTGGGAGTGGTAAATCAGTCACCTCATTGGCGGTGATGGGTTTGTTGCAGCATCCTGGAAGAATTAGCGGTGGGGAAATTTGGTTTCGTGAGCAAGCTAATGGTAATCCTATTAATTTAGCGGCTTTATCTTCTGAGGAAATGCAGCTATATCGGGGTGGCGATATAGCCATGATTTTTCAGGAACCGATGAGTTCACTGAACCCGGTTTATACGATTGGTTTTCAGCTTACAGAAGCAATTCTCCGGCATCAGAAGGTCAGTGTAAATGAAGCAAGACAAATAGCGATCGCAGGTTTGCAAGAGGTTAAACTTTTACCTAGCGATGAGCAACTTAAACAGCAATATATTGAAACTTGGCCGCAAACCAACCCTAACGCTCCCCTGGATGAGTATAAAGTAGCGCAGTTGGTGAAGCAGCATAAAGAGTTAATGCTGGAACGTTACCCTCACGAACTATCAGGAGGACAGTTACAACGGGTAATGATTGCAATGGCAATTTCCTGTAACCCTTTGTTGTTGATTGCTGATGAACCAACTACAGCTTTAGATGTTACCGTACAGGCAACAATTATCGATTTGTTGCGAGAGTTGCAACAAAGACGGGAAATGGCGTTAATTTTTATTACCCATGACTTGGGTTTAATCTCGGAAATTGCTGACCAAGTAGCAGTAATGTACAAAGGTAAAGTTGTCGAATATGATGCAGCAGATCAGATTTTTAGTAATCCTCAACATCCATACACCAAAGGATTAGTAGCTTGTCGCCCCACCCTTACCCGCCATCCCCACAAATTACTTACTGTTTCTGACTACATGAGTGTGGAGGAAACACCAAACGGACAGCTAATTATTCAAGAGAAAGAACCTGCACAACCTCCAGACATCACCTATCAAGAAATCGCCGCTAGGCTAGAAAGTCTGCAACAAAAGCCCCTACTATTACAAATCCACAACTTAAAAGTAGGATTCCCGGTGAAGGGTTGGTTTGGGCGAACGAAACGTTACCAAATGGCAGTTAATGATGTTTCCTTTGATGTGAAAACAGGGGAAACTGTAGGGTTAGTTGGGGAATCTGGTTGCGGTAAAACCACTCTGGGTAGAACTTTGCTACGGTTAATTGAACCAATGAGTGGGCAAATTATCTTTGATGGACAAGATATTACCAACCTCAAAGGTGAACCGTTGCAAAAACTGCGGCGAGAAATGCAAATTGTCTTTCAAAACCCCTTTAGTTCCCTTGACCCCCGGATGAAGGTAGGGGATGCAGTTATGGAACCGTTGTTAATTCACTCTGTAGGTAAAACACCTCGACAACGACGCGAACGAGTAGCGGAATTGTTAGAAAGGGTGGGTTTGAGTGCGGATGCAATGAATCGTTATCCGCATCAATTTTCTGGTGGTCAACGTCAACGGGTTTGTATTGCCCGTTCCTTGGCATTAAATCCCAAGTTTATCATCTGTGATGAATCTGTTTCCGCTTTGGATGTGTCAGTACAGGCGCAAGTATTGAATCTCCTGAAAGAATTGCAGGAAGAATTTCAGCTAACTTATATATTCATTTCTCATGACTTAAGCGTCGTCAAATTTATGAGCGATCGCATTTTAGTCATGAATCGTGGTCAAATAGTTGAACAAGGCACAGCCGAAAGCATCTACCGCGAACCCAAGGAAGCCTACACCCAAAAATTAATCGCCTCTATCCCCACAGGTAGCCCAGAAAGAGTTCGTAGCCACCACCTGAAAACTTCTTAA
- a CDS encoding creatininase family protein, producing the protein MHSFIPPERFFPYLTWTEIEEMPNKENVVIIQPVGAIEQHGPHLPLIVDAAIGAGVLGKALSKLEADIPAYALPTLYYGKSNEHWHFPGTITLSTQTLTAIIMEVGESIYRAGFRKLVLMNSHGGQPQVMQMAARDLHVKYNDFAVFPLFTWRVPHITKELLTPKEATQGMHAGDAETSIMLAILPDQVKLDKAVAEYPPEQPVDSLLSWEGKLPVAWVTKDISKSGVIGDATTATREKGDRILESVSNGWVEVIKEIYAFRPPGGGDKGVTHP; encoded by the coding sequence ATGCACAGTTTCATCCCCCCAGAACGATTTTTCCCTTACCTCACCTGGACGGAAATTGAGGAAATGCCGAATAAGGAGAATGTCGTTATCATCCAACCAGTAGGAGCAATTGAACAACATGGCCCCCATCTACCATTGATTGTTGATGCTGCTATTGGTGCAGGAGTTTTGGGGAAAGCTTTATCCAAGCTGGAGGCTGACATTCCCGCTTATGCCTTACCCACTCTTTATTATGGTAAATCTAATGAACACTGGCATTTTCCAGGAACAATAACCCTAAGTACCCAAACGCTGACAGCCATAATTATGGAAGTAGGGGAAAGCATCTATCGCGCAGGGTTTAGAAAGTTAGTGTTAATGAACTCTCATGGCGGACAACCCCAAGTCATGCAGATGGCGGCGCGAGATTTACACGTAAAATATAACGACTTCGCAGTATTCCCCTTATTTACTTGGCGTGTACCGCATATAACTAAAGAATTGTTAACACCCAAGGAAGCAACTCAGGGAATGCACGCCGGAGATGCAGAAACTAGTATTATGTTAGCGATTTTGCCAGATCAAGTAAAACTAGATAAAGCCGTTGCAGAATACCCTCCAGAACAACCAGTAGATAGTTTATTAAGTTGGGAAGGTAAATTACCTGTAGCTTGGGTAACAAAAGATATTAGCAAAAGTGGTGTAATTGGTGATGCGACAACCGCAACTAGAGAAAAAGGCGATCGCATTTTAGAATCTGTTTCTAATGGTTGGGTAGAAGTCATCAAGGAAATTTACGCCTTTCGTCCACCGGGAGGGGGAGATAAGGGAGTAACCCACCCCTAA
- a CDS encoding zinc-dependent alcohol dehydrogenase, whose protein sequence is MKAVCWHSANEVRVESVPDPTILNPRDAIIKITSTAICGSDLHIYGGYIPTVQQGDIIGHEFMGEVVEVGRGVDNLKIGDRVVVPSTIGCGKCNYCQRDMWSLCDNSNPNSYLEEKLYGNVTSAIYGYSHLLGGYAGAQAEYIRVPFADVGVVKVPADIPDEKLLFISDAIPTGYMGAEMCDIQPGDTVAVWGCGAVGQFAMISAYMMGAEKVIAIDRFPERLEMARKYAKAEVINYEEVNAGEALKEMTGGRGPDACIDAVGLEAHGVGIEDFYDQTKQKLRLETDRPHVLREMMVACRKGGTLSIMGVYGGFVDKIPLGAAFNKGLTFRMGQMHGQKYMNLLLQLILEGKLDPSFVVTHQLPLEQAPHGYQIFQQKQDNCVKVVLKP, encoded by the coding sequence ATGAAAGCTGTCTGCTGGCATAGTGCTAATGAGGTGCGGGTGGAGTCGGTTCCAGACCCGACAATTCTTAATCCGCGTGATGCGATTATTAAAATTACTTCCACAGCAATTTGTGGTTCTGACTTACATATCTACGGCGGCTATATTCCCACAGTGCAACAGGGTGACATTATTGGTCACGAATTTATGGGGGAAGTGGTCGAAGTTGGACGCGGAGTTGATAATTTAAAAATAGGCGATCGCGTTGTTGTTCCCTCCACGATAGGCTGTGGTAAATGCAACTATTGCCAGCGTGATATGTGGTCACTGTGTGACAACTCTAACCCCAACAGCTATTTAGAAGAAAAGCTCTACGGTAATGTCACCTCCGCCATTTACGGCTACTCTCATCTATTAGGTGGTTACGCTGGCGCACAAGCTGAATATATCCGCGTTCCCTTTGCTGATGTGGGTGTGGTGAAGGTTCCAGCCGATATCCCCGATGAGAAGCTGCTATTCATCTCTGATGCTATCCCTACAGGTTACATGGGTGCGGAGATGTGCGACATTCAGCCAGGTGATACTGTTGCAGTATGGGGTTGCGGCGCTGTGGGACAGTTCGCTATGATTAGCGCCTATATGATGGGTGCTGAAAAAGTCATTGCCATAGACCGCTTTCCCGAACGTCTAGAGATGGCGAGAAAGTACGCTAAAGCTGAGGTCATAAATTACGAAGAAGTCAATGCAGGCGAAGCTTTAAAAGAGATGACTGGCGGACGCGGCCCTGATGCTTGCATTGATGCTGTGGGTTTGGAAGCACATGGTGTGGGTATAGAAGACTTCTACGACCAAACCAAGCAAAAGCTAAGGCTAGAAACCGACCGTCCCCACGTATTGCGGGAGATGATGGTGGCTTGTCGTAAAGGTGGCACACTCTCAATTATGGGTGTTTACGGCGGATTTGTAGACAAAATACCCTTGGGTGCAGCCTTCAATAAGGGTCTAACCTTCAGAATGGGACAGATGCACGGTCAGAAATACATGAATTTGTTATTGCAACTCATCCTAGAAGGCAAACTCGATCCATCGTTTGTAGTTACCCATCAATTACCCCTAGAACAAGCACCCCACGGTTATCAAATTTTCCAGCAGAAACAAGATAACTGTGTGAAAGTTGTCCTTAAACCATAA
- a CDS encoding SRPBCC family protein, translating to MTLTSGDKQGNSQASETERWASLIGGGAMVLLGLRQASLRGVLTALAGGGLIYQGATKKSTIQQAQDAIGINKPIKVEKTVTINKPADELYRYWHNFENLPTFMKHLKSVKVYDQKRSHWIANAPLGNNVEWDADILEDRENEFISWVSVEGADVENSGFVRFQKAPGDRGTEVKVVLEYNLPGGGLTAAIAKLFGEEPEQQIGDELRRFKMLMEAGEIATTQGQPSGRR from the coding sequence GTGACTTTGACATCTGGAGATAAACAAGGGAATAGCCAAGCTAGTGAGACTGAGCGTTGGGCTTCTCTGATTGGCGGTGGGGCTATGGTATTGTTGGGTTTAAGACAAGCCTCGTTGCGGGGAGTGCTGACAGCTTTAGCTGGTGGCGGTTTGATTTACCAGGGTGCAACTAAGAAAAGCACAATTCAGCAAGCACAAGATGCAATAGGTATCAACAAGCCTATCAAAGTTGAAAAGACAGTAACAATCAATAAACCAGCAGATGAACTCTACCGTTATTGGCACAACTTTGAGAACTTGCCCACCTTCATGAAGCATCTTAAATCTGTCAAGGTGTATGACCAAAAACGTTCTCATTGGATAGCCAATGCACCTTTAGGTAATAACGTAGAGTGGGATGCTGACATTTTGGAAGACCGAGAAAATGAGTTTATTTCTTGGGTTTCTGTAGAGGGTGCAGATGTGGAAAACTCTGGCTTCGTCCGCTTTCAAAAAGCCCCAGGCGATCGCGGTACAGAAGTGAAGGTAGTCTTAGAATACAATCTCCCAGGCGGTGGCTTAACTGCTGCTATTGCCAAACTCTTTGGCGAAGAACCAGAACAGCAAATAGGTGATGAACTACGCCGCTTCAAAATGCTGATGGAAGCAGGGGAAATCGCTACGACACAAGGACAGCCTTCTGGGAGGAGATGA
- a CDS encoding DUF6335 family protein, with protein MTKKTDNQEINLDDLPQEVTESYGTGVKDLPGYNLGTGHEYTESSPEFDLGNSHEDNYWADTVGDEAVGGTVAMPEQDVTEEIEAAVGLEMNDKAVLRTNDILEQRDDRRWELDPTSSEDYEERRE; from the coding sequence ATGACAAAAAAAACTGATAATCAAGAAATTAACTTAGATGATTTGCCACAGGAAGTTACTGAATCCTATGGTACTGGTGTCAAAGATTTACCTGGATACAATCTCGGTACAGGTCATGAGTATACAGAAAGTAGCCCTGAATTTGACCTTGGTAATAGTCATGAGGATAATTACTGGGCAGATACAGTGGGTGATGAGGCTGTAGGCGGTACGGTTGCAATGCCTGAGCAGGATGTCACTGAAGAAATAGAAGCGGCTGTAGGCTTGGAAATGAATGATAAAGCCGTCCTCCGCACCAATGATATTCTAGAACAGCGTGATGACAGACGCTGGGAATTAGACCCCACCTCTTCCGAAGATTACGAAGAACGCAGGGAATAG
- a CDS encoding zinc-dependent alcohol dehydrogenase produces MKAVCWHGANDVRVETVPDPKILNPRDAIIKITSTAICGSDLHIYDGYIPSMQSGDILGHEFMGEVVELGSAVKNVKVGDRVVVPFTISCGSCFFCQRDLWSLCDNSNPNAWMVELQMGHSPAGLFGYSHLFGGYAGGQAEYARVPFADVGLLKIPDNLPDEKVLFLTDIFPTGYMAAENCNIKPGDIVAVWGCGPVGQFAIKSAYMLGAERVIAFDRVPERLKMAKEQCNAEVLNYEEVNVGEALKEMTGGRGPDACIDAVGMEAHGTDAMALYDQVKQAVRLETDRPTALRQVLVSAAKGGHVSIAGVYGGFLDKIPMGAAMNKGLTWKMGQTHVHRYLKPLLKRIQNGDIDPSFVITHTLPLEQAPHGYEIFKNKKDNCIKVVLKPQGN; encoded by the coding sequence ATGAAAGCAGTTTGCTGGCATGGGGCAAATGATGTCAGGGTAGAAACTGTACCTGACCCAAAAATTCTTAACCCGCGTGATGCAATTATTAAAATTACTTCAACAGCTATTTGTGGGTCAGATTTACATATATACGATGGCTATATTCCCTCCATGCAAAGTGGCGATATCCTTGGTCATGAGTTCATGGGGGAAGTGGTAGAATTAGGCAGCGCTGTGAAAAATGTAAAAGTAGGCGATCGCGTGGTTGTTCCCTTCACGATATCATGCGGTTCCTGCTTCTTCTGCCAAAGGGATTTATGGTCTTTGTGTGACAATTCCAACCCTAACGCCTGGATGGTAGAACTGCAAATGGGTCACTCTCCGGCAGGTCTATTTGGCTACTCTCACTTATTTGGCGGTTATGCTGGTGGTCAAGCAGAATACGCCCGCGTACCTTTTGCAGATGTGGGCTTGTTAAAAATCCCCGACAATCTACCAGATGAAAAAGTATTATTTTTAACTGATATCTTCCCAACCGGGTACATGGCGGCGGAGAACTGCAACATCAAACCCGGCGATATTGTGGCTGTGTGGGGTTGCGGCCCAGTGGGACAATTTGCGATTAAAAGCGCCTATATGTTGGGTGCGGAAAGAGTTATTGCTTTTGACCGCGTTCCCGAACGGTTGAAGATGGCTAAAGAACAATGCAATGCAGAAGTCCTCAATTATGAGGAAGTAAATGTTGGGGAAGCCCTCAAGGAAATGACTGGTGGACGTGGCCCCGATGCTTGTATTGATGCAGTCGGGATGGAAGCCCACGGTACAGATGCGATGGCTTTGTACGACCAAGTAAAACAAGCTGTCAGATTAGAAACAGATAGACCAACCGCATTGAGACAAGTGCTTGTGTCTGCGGCTAAAGGTGGTCATGTTTCCATAGCTGGTGTGTATGGTGGCTTCCTCGACAAAATTCCAATGGGTGCGGCTATGAATAAGGGTTTAACTTGGAAAATGGGACAAACCCACGTCCATAGATACTTGAAGCCCCTATTAAAACGTATTCAAAATGGTGACATTGACCCCTCATTCGTCATCACCCACACCCTCCCCCTAGAACAAGCACCCCACGGTTACGAAATTTTCAAAAACAAAAAAGATAACTGCATCAAAGTTGTACTTAAACCCCAAGGTAATTAA
- a CDS encoding DUF2267 domain-containing protein, with product MQYDEFITHVQSLAQSNSRDEAQKATCATLETIKERISGAEAQELANELPQEFSKCLQGREGEPDQSFSLQDFIMRVSQKESLEPTTTAIHVRAVFAVLQSAINPEAFAKLHQHFSHDYQEMFGT from the coding sequence GTGCAATACGACGAATTTATTACCCATGTACAAAGCCTCGCTCAATCAAACTCCCGTGACGAGGCACAAAAAGCTACCTGTGCTACTTTAGAAACTATTAAAGAGCGGATTTCTGGTGCAGAAGCTCAAGAATTAGCTAATGAACTACCCCAGGAATTTAGCAAGTGCTTACAAGGTAGAGAAGGTGAGCCAGACCAAAGCTTTAGCTTACAAGATTTTATCATGCGGGTGAGTCAGAAGGAAAGTTTAGAACCGACAACTACCGCAATTCATGTGCGCGCTGTTTTTGCAGTGTTACAAAGTGCAATTAATCCAGAAGCATTTGCTAAGTTGCATCAGCATTTTTCGCATGATTACCAAGAAATGTTTGGGACATAG
- a CDS encoding cupin domain-containing protein has product MSDTSVKKIDSHHSPKGQLGQKYLASGKSLSMRLWENEQPGEDKQPSSREYETVGYVINGRAELHIEGQMILLEPGSSWTVPKGTSHTYKILEPFTAVEATSPPAQVHGRDEN; this is encoded by the coding sequence ATGAGTGATACTAGCGTTAAGAAAATAGACTCTCACCATTCCCCTAAAGGTCAACTCGGTCAAAAATATTTAGCATCGGGTAAATCTCTTTCCATGCGCCTTTGGGAAAACGAACAGCCAGGTGAGGATAAACAACCAAGCAGCCGCGAATACGAAACTGTTGGTTATGTAATTAATGGTCGCGCCGAATTACACATCGAAGGACAAATGATCCTGCTAGAACCCGGTAGTTCTTGGACTGTACCCAAAGGCACAAGTCATACCTACAAAATTCTAGAACCATTCACGGCTGTAGAAGCAACTAGCCCACCTGCTCAAGTTCACGGACGGGATGAGAATTGA
- a CDS encoding DUF72 domain-containing protein has translation MNFLIGCAVWAYKGWVSEGELYPRGTRTSEFLHLYSRRFTTVEGNTTFYAVPNPETVSRWAKETPPGFEFCLKLPRDITHQGLLKPYIPAALTFLEGMLPLGKRLGPIFAQLPPSYAPKLIDDLASFLEAWPRTTVPLALEVRHPDWYREPHTSNLTQLLESLGVGRVLLDSRPIYSGEDDPQLASERRKPKLPVQFSVTTSFSLIRFISHPNLAVNQPFMEEWVQKIQQWLQAGKRIYFFVHCPIEERSPDNARHFQQLLEQNGVPVPPLPWNQLQQPPNQLNLW, from the coding sequence GTGAATTTCTTGATTGGTTGTGCTGTTTGGGCTTATAAGGGTTGGGTTAGTGAAGGTGAACTTTATCCGCGAGGGACTCGTACTTCAGAATTTCTCCACCTCTACAGCCGTCGCTTCACTACAGTAGAGGGTAATACAACTTTCTATGCAGTACCAAACCCAGAAACAGTCAGCCGTTGGGCGAAGGAAACACCACCGGGTTTTGAGTTTTGTTTAAAGTTACCACGCGATATTACCCATCAAGGTTTACTAAAACCCTATATTCCCGCAGCCTTAACTTTTCTAGAGGGAATGCTTCCTTTAGGTAAACGTCTCGGCCCCATATTTGCCCAACTACCTCCGAGTTATGCACCGAAGTTAATAGATGATTTGGCTAGTTTTTTAGAAGCTTGGCCGCGCACAACAGTACCATTGGCACTAGAAGTAAGACATCCTGACTGGTATCGAGAACCTCATACAAGTAATTTGACACAGCTTTTAGAAAGTCTGGGAGTGGGAAGGGTTTTACTAGATTCACGCCCTATCTACAGTGGTGAAGATGACCCCCAGTTAGCATCAGAACGACGTAAGCCAAAATTACCTGTACAATTTAGCGTTACTACAAGTTTTAGCCTAATTAGGTTTATTTCCCATCCTAATTTGGCTGTAAATCAACCCTTCATGGAAGAATGGGTGCAAAAAATTCAACAATGGTTACAAGCAGGGAAACGTATTTACTTCTTTGTCCATTGTCCCATAGAAGAGCGATCGCCTGACAATGCCCGTCACTTCCAACAGCTATTAGAACAAAATGGCGTACCAGTCCCCCCTCTACCTTGGAACCAACTTCAACAGCCACCCAATCAACTTAATCTCTGGTAA